Below is a genomic region from Paraburkholderia sp. BL23I1N1.
GTGCCCGCTCTTTTTCGACGACGCATTCGTCAGCGCCGGCGAACGGCTTGGCCCTGAAGGCGGGCAAGGCTTCAAGGTGGCCATGGAAGCGCTCAACACCAGCCGTCCGATCGTGGCGGCGCGCGCGGTAGGCATCGCGCAGGGTGCGATCGATCACACCATCCGCTTCATTCAGGACCGCGTCGCCTTCGGGCAGACGATCGGCAACTTCCAGGGCGTGCGCTGGATGGTGGCCGACATGGTCACGCAAACGGAAGCCGCGCGTCAGCTCGTCTATCGAACCGCGTCTCTGGTGGACGCCGGCGTGACGGGTCGCGAGCTCGCCCCGATGGCGGCAATGGCGAAGATGTTCGCCTCCGACGTCGCGATGAAGGTGGCCACCGACGCAGTGCAACTGTTCGGCGCCGCGGGCATCTCCAACGAGTATCCGATCAATCGCTATTTCCGCGACGCCAAGGTCGTCCAGATTATCGAAGGGACCAACCAGATTCAGCGAAACATTGTCGCGGACAGCGTCCTCGGACGCGTCAAAAAATCGGGCTAACGCACCCGGCCCTTACGAGTGCGTGACAACGAAAGAGAGGACAGGTATGGAAGAAATCGAAACGGTTGGCTTGGGGATTCACTGGGAAGACCTGCCCGTCGGCCGCAAGTTCAGGACGGTCGGACGCACCGTGACCGAAGCGGATGTCGTCAATTTTGTTTCCGTGACCGGCATGCTCGAAGTGCTGTTCACCAATACCGAGTTTCTGAAAAAGACGTCGGCGATCAAGGGCCGGGTCGCGCCCGGCGCGCTGGTGTTTACCTTCATCGAGGGGTTGCTCACGCAGGCGACGATGCAAGGCGTGGGTTTCGCGTTCCTGAACATGGAGCTCGACATCAAGGGTCCAACCTTTGTCGGCGACACGATTCACGCCGAATGTGAGGTCATCGAATGCCGGGCCAGCAATGGGCGCCCGGGACTGGGGCTCGTGCGCACCCGCAACCGGGTGTTCAAGCAGGACGGCTCGGAAGTCATGGTGTATACGCCGCTGCGGCTGGTGAAAGGCAGAGACTACAAGGCGTGACCATGCACACCCCACAGCAACCTCTCGATCTGCCGACCGGTCCGCTGACCGGCGTGCGCGTCATCGACCTGACGATCAATGTGCTGGGGCCCGTCGCGACGCAGCTTCTTGGCGACATGGGTGCGGACGTCGTCAAGATCGAGCCGCCCGAAGGCGACCAGAACCGCAAGAACGGACCAGGGCAGAACCCCGACATGGCGGTGTTCTACACGATCATGAACCGCAACAAGCGGAGCGTGTCGCTGAACCTGAAGCTGGCCGAATGCCGGGAGGCTGTGCTCCGGCTCGTCGAGACCGCCGATGTCTTCATTCACAGCATGCGGCCGAGCGCGGCGAAGCGCCTCGGCATCGATTACGACGCGATCAAGGCACGCAATCCGCACATCATTTATGCATCGGGCCCTGGCTATCGTCCGGACGGACCCTACCGGGACCGCCCCGCATTCGACGACGTCATCCAGGGCGAGAGCGGAATCGCCGCCATGAATCGCGATGCGGACGGCTCGCCGCGCTACTTCCCGACGGTAATCGTCGACAAGTTCTGCGGCTATGTGCTTGCCTCGTCCGTCAGCATGGCGCTGTATCACCGCGAGCGCACCGGTCTGGGCCAGTGCGTACAGGTGCCGATGTTCGAAACGATGCTGCAGTTCAACCTGTTCGAACATCTGTGGGAAGGCGCACTCGGCTCGGCGGACGGCAAGGGGCTGGGTTATTCGCGTATGTTCTCGCCGCACCGCCGGCCGTACGCAACGAAGGACGGTCACATCTGTCTGCTCGCGGTCAACAACGACCAGTGGCGGCGCGTGCTGTATGCGATCGACGCGGCTCATCTGCTCGACGATCCGCGCTTCTGCCACATGGCCGACCGCATGCGCAACATCAACGAGCTGTATCGCATGGTCAGCGACGCGATCCAGACCCGGACCACGGCCGAGTGGAATGCCATCTTCGCGGCCGCCGATGTGCCGCACGGTCCGGTGCGTGAACTGAACGACCTGATGCTCGACGACTACCTGAAAGAGACCGGGTTTTTCCAGCACTACGAGCATCCGACAGAAGGCGACATGGTGATGACGTCGATCCCCGTGCACTTCTCCGAGTCGCCCGGCAATGTGCGCTACCTGCCGCCGAATCTGGGCGAGCACAGCGTCGAAGTACTCATGGAGGCCGGATACACCGCGAGCGAGGCTGCGAAACTGAGCGGCCGCGCCCCGGTCGATTCGACACCTGTCGCTGAAGCGATCACCAAGGCTTGACGGGCGCCATGGCGGCCCACCACATCACGCGAGGAATCCGAAAATGAAAGGTCTGAAGAACAAGGTCGTAGTCGTCACGGGCGGCGCAGGCGGAATCGGCACGGCCATCAGCAAGCGCTTCGGCGAAGAAGGCTCCGTTGTCGCGCTCTTCGATCTGAACGCCGAAAGCGCCGGGCGTGTGGTGGACGAAATCGAATCCGCGGGCGGCAAGGCTCGCGCCTATCGCGTCGACATCACCGATCATGAAGGCGTGAGCGCAGCTGTCGCGCAAGTCGAGAAGGAACTCGGCCCGATCGAGATGCTCGTGAACAACGCGGGCTGGGACATGGGTGCGTTTTTTCTCCAAACGGAAAAGCCGTTCTGGGACAAGGTCGTCGCCATCAACCTGTATGGTCCGCTGAACATGCACCACGCCGTTCTGAAGCGAATGGCCGAACGCGGCCGCGGGAGAGTGGTGAATATTTCGTCCGATGCGGGGCGCGTTGGTTCGTCGATGGAAGCGGTGTATTCGTTCTGCAAGGGCGGCATCATCGCGTTTTCGAAGACCATGGCGCGTGAAATGGCGCGGCAGCAGATCCCTATCAATGTTGTCTGCCCTGGTCCGACGGCCACCGCGTTGCTCGACAACCTAGCGCAGGGAGAAAAAGGCGAACGCATCAAGGCGGCGCTCGTCAAGGCGGTGCCCTTTGGGCGCATGGGCGAACCCGACGATATAGCGGGCACGGTCGCCTTCCTCTCCAGTGACGATGCCGCGTTCATCACCGGCCAGGTGATCAGCATCTCCGGCGGCCTGACGATGGCAGGCTGAGCGCCGCGCACTTATTCAACTCCCAACCGGAACATCAACATGGAATTCCAGGACATTCTGTATCGCGAGGCTGAGGGCGTCGCGACGATCACCATCAATCGCCCGAAGGTGTACAACGCGTTCAACGCGAATACGTGCGAAGAACTGATCAAGGCGTTTGGCAAAGCGGGCTGGAACAAGGACATCGGTGTTGTCGTGCTGACTGGCGCGGGCGAAAAGGCCTTCTGTACGGGCGGCGATCAATCCGGCGACGGTTACGGTGGACGCGGCACGGTCGGCCTGCCGATCGAAGAGTTGCAGAGCATCATTCGCGACATTCCCAAACCCGTCATCGCACGGGTGAATGGCTATGCGATCGGCGGAGGAAACGTGCTCGTCACGATCTGCGACCTCGCCATCGCATCGGACACGGCGATTTTTGGCCAGGTCGGTCCGAAGGTCGGTTCGGTCGATCCCGGTTTCGGCACAGCGTACCTTGCGCGCATCGTCGGCGAAAAACGCGCGCGCGAAATCTGGTATCTGTGCCGCAAATACAGCGCGAAGGAGGCGCTCGAATGGGGATTGATCAACGCGGCTGTCCCGCCCGGGCACCTCGATGCGGAAACGAAAAAATGGTGCGACGAAATCTTGCAGATGAGCCCGACCGCCATCGCGCTCGCCAAGCGCTCGTTCAATATCGACACCGAGAACATTCGGGGTATCGGTGCGTTCGCAATGCAGGCGCTGGCGCTTTACTACGATACGGATGAATCAAAGGAAGGCGGCAACGCGTTCCGTGAAAAACGTAAACCGGAGTTCCGAAAGTTTGTGAAGTAAAGGTTCAATGCTTTGCGCGACGATGCCGCGCACCCTTCCTCGACATTCCTCATCAGGCCGCCATGGCTCGAGCGTCCGCCTGAATCTGCCGCGCGTAACGGTTCAGGTGGTGCTCCATATTCCCGAACAGCACGTCGACGATCAACATGCGCCGGTAATGATGGCCGACTTTGTACTCGTCGGTGATGCCGTAGCCGCCGTGCAACTGAATGCCTTGCTGCGTCACGAACTTGCCGCTTCGCACGGTCTGCGCCTTGCAACCCGATACCTCCACGCTGCGCGCCGGCCCGTCTTCGGTCAGCGCGCGCAGCGCCCGATGCAACGTTGACCGCGCCTGCATGGCGTCGATCGCCATATCGGCGATGCGATGCTGCAGCGCCTGAAAGCTGCCGATGGGCACGCCGAACTGCTTGCGCGTTTTCAGGTAGTCGGACGTGAGTTCAATCGTATCGTCGATGTCGCCCAGCAGTTCCGCGCAACTCGCGACAATCGCTTCATCGACCGCGGCCTGCAGTCCTTGCAGCGACTCACCGGGTGTGCCGAGCACCGCGCTTGCAGCAACCGTCGCACCTGCAAGCATCACATCGGCGGCGAGTGTGCCGTCGAGCAAGCGGTACGGCTCGAGCGTCACGCCGGTCGCACGCGGATCGACGAGGAAAAGCGCCACGCCTGCGTCATCGCGCACGCCGCCCGCCACACGCGCGACGACGATCAGACGATCCGCCACCGGCGCACCGACCACGAGCGTCTTGCGTCCATCGAGACACCATGTGCCGCCCGGCATCGGCCGTGCTGTCGTGCTCACATGTGACACGACGCCTCGCGCTTCACGCTCGCTGTGCGCGACGGCAATCACGGCATCGCCCGAAATGATCTCTGCCAGCAAGTCGTCGCGTTGTTCGCCGCTGGCGCAACGGGTCACGACCGCCGCGGGGAACACCCCGCACATGACATACGGCTCCAGCACGAGCGCGCGTCCGAGTTGCTCCGCGATCAGCGCACTCTCGACCGGCGTAAATCCCAGACCGCCAAATGCTTCGGGCACCGCGACACCGAGCCAGCCCATCTCGCCAAAAGTGCGCCACATGCCGCTTGAAAAGCCTGCTTCATGAGCAAGCAGTTTGCCGCGATGCTCGAACGTATAGTTTTTTTGCACGAAGCGCTGCGCGCTGTCCTGCAACATCTGCTGTTCGTCGTTCAGATCAAAGTTCATGTTGCGTCCTTTCGTGCTCGCAAAAAAACGAGGCCGTTCGATGAAAGCGATCCGCGCCATCGCACCATATCGGCGAAATCGGCGTCAAAGTCCAAACAGCGCCTTCGCGACGATGTTCCGCTGAATTTCCGCCGTGCCGCCGTAAATCATGCATGCGCGCCGGTAGAACACCTCGGCTGCGAGACCGGGCGCGTAGTCCGGACCTGCGAAGGTCTGCACTCGCAGCGCCCGGTCTTCGTTTGGATCGGCGTAGAACACCGCACCGTAATCGCCGATCACTTCAAGCAGCATTTCAGTCAGCTTCTGATGCAACTCGGAGCCACGCACTTTCAGCATCGAACCGACCGCCATGCCGCCACTGCGTTCGTCCAAACCTTGATGCAGGATCTTCTGCACTGCCATGTCGATGGCAAGCACTTCGAGTTCGTACTGGGCCAGTCTCGCCGCGAAAGTCGGATCTTCAAGCAAAGGCGCGCCACCCGCGCGCTCGCGCATTGCGTAGTGACGGATCTTGCGCAGATAGCGTCTCAGCGCCGGGGCTTCCGCGCCAAGGAACGCTCGCTCGTTGAACAGAAGAAACTTTGTATAGCCCCAGCCCTTGTTTTCCTCGCCGATCAGATTGTCGACCGGCACACGGACATTGTCGTAAAACACTTCGGCGAGGTGATTGCAACCGTCGAGCGTCACAATGGGCCGGACAGTGACGCCGGGCGACTTCATGTCGAGCAGGAGGAACGAAATGCCCTTCTGCGGCTTCGCTTCCGAATCGGTCCGCACCAGCACGAAGTTCCATTGACCATAGCTTCCGAAACTCGTCCAGATTTTCTGACCGTTGACGACGTAATGATCGCCTTCGCGAACGGCCGTCGTGCGCAGAGACGCGAGGTCGGAGCCCGCTCCGGGTTCTGAAAAACCCTGCGCCCAGAACACTTCGCCGCGCTGGATAGGCGGAAGAAAGCGGCGCTTCTGCTCTTCGTTGCCGAATTCGCAAATCACCGGCCCGACCAGCGATACCCCTGCCTGATTTTGCGCAGGCGCGCCCGCCAGATAACACTCTTCCTCGAAGATATAGCGTTGCGCCGCGGTCCATCCTGTGCCGCCCTGGTCTGCCGGCCAGTGCGGCACGGACCAGCCGCGCGTTTCGTGCAGGATACGGGTCCAGTGCAATGCATCGTCGTCACCGGCGAGAAAACCTTGCGCGCCGCGCCAGGCGAGATCGGGAGGCAGGTGCGCCTTCAGAAATTCCTGTACTTCGATGCGGAAGGCTTTGTCCGCGGGATTGACATGAAAATCCATCGGATGATGTTCCTGTTTCAGTTCATGGGGTCCGGCTTGCTGCGCTCGCAGGAACAGCGCGCCGCCGCGCTACCAACGTGCGAGGCGTGGGCACCGCTTCGTATAGTTCAGCGACCACGGCGCATCTTTGCGCTAGCACGTTGGCCTGACTGATCGCACCTTTCGCGCTCAATTCGCCGTTGTCGAGCGTGGGCTGCACGCTCTCCAGCGCAATCCGCTCGATCCGGCTCGAACTGCCGCCGGAGCGCGTGGCCAGCATGTCGAGTTCGCGCTGAAAGTGCTCACGCACGCCGGCACTGGCGACGATTTTCTCAGCGTCCAACGCGCGCCCGATCGTGTCGCCGCACAATGCCCGGCACGCTTCGAGATCGGGAAAAACCAGAGCCGTGAGAAAGTCCCGATCATGCCCGGCAATCACGACGTCACGCGCGTAAGGTGAAAAAGCATTCAATGCAGCGAGTCTCAGTTCTGCCACATTCACCCACGTGCCGGAGGACAGCTTGAAGTTTTCGGCAAGTCGGCCGTCGAAGCGCAAGCCGAGTTCCAGATGCAGCGGATCGATGAACGCACCGGCATCGCCCGAGCAGAAATAACCCTCTTCGTCGAAAGACGCAGCAGTTCGTTCGGAATCCTTCCAGTATCCCGGCGTCACGCAATCGCCCGCGTAACGAATTTCCATCTTCGACCCAACCGGCACGACCTTGACCTTGACGCCCGGTACGGGCAGCCCGGCAATCACTTCGCGGCGCGGATCCCAAGCCGCCGACATCGGCGTGGGACCGGCTTCAGTGCCGCCCAGCCCGGACATGATCAATACGCGCTGGCCGATGGTCTTCACGGCGAGTTCATCGAATGCGGCCCAGATGTACTCCGGCAGGCTGGCACCGCCGTAGTAGATCAACGCCAGCTTGCTGAAGAAATTCCGCCGCAGCGTTTCGTCCTCGCGCAGATGCGGAAGCAGTGCCGCGAGCCCCTGTGGCGTATTGAGGTAGATAACCGGCGCGATCTCCCGCAATGCATCGACCGTTGGACCGATCTGCTCCGGAGTAGGCTTGCCGGGATCCAGGTAGTAAGTGCCGCCGCCGTACAGCGCCATGCCGAAGTTATGCGTGCCGCCGAATGTGTGATGCCACGGAAGCCAGTCCACCAGTATGGGCGGCGTATCCTGAAGAAAAGCGAAAGTCTGCGCGACCTGCTGCCGGTTACTGCACAGCATGCGCTGCGAGTAGATCACCCCCTTGGGCGCGCCGGTGGTCCCCGAGGTGAACATGATCTTGCCGACCGTATCGGGACCGACGTTGGCAAACGCGTCATCGACTGCCGCAGTCAGCGGCGTGGCAAGCCAGTCGGAAAAGAGCGACGCCGTGCGCCCTTCGGGCAGATTGCCGCTCACAAGACATTCGACTTCGCCGAACACTTCGCGCAACGCGCGCCCGTAAAGAGCGCCATCGTCCGCAAACACGAGGCCCGGCGTGCATACCGCGGCGAGATATTTCAGCTTGGAGAAGTCTTCGGACAGCAATGAATACGCCGACGTAACGGGCACGTAGGGTACGCCCACGTGCAGTGCCGCGAGAGCCAGCAGCGCATGCTCGAAACCGCGTTCCGAGAGAATCATCAGCGGCCTGTCAGGCGACAGGCCTAGAGCCAGCAGAGCTTCGCCGAGTGCACGTGCGCCATCGAGCGCCTGCCGGTATGTCAAATGCTCCCAGCGGGCACCGTCGGCTGTTCGTCGCGCAAGCAGCGGCCGATCGGGCGTGACTGTAGCCCAACGCACGAGACGCTCAGTCAGTCGCAGAGGATAAGAATTCAGCGCTTCGCTCAGTTCATAGACCACACTCCCGTCAGGACGCCGCTCAACAGTGGCCTTCGTACCGCCAAGGCGAAGCGGTCGAAACGGCACATCCATCAAGGGGTCGTGTGAAAGCTGGCCTGCATTCATCTCCGTCGTCCTGTCGTTAGCTTGCGGGCCGCGCACCTACCGCTTCGAGCGGCTTCGTCGAACTTCGCAGCAGCCGTTACGTGAACCAATAAATGAACGGCGATCAATAATAAGAACCAGCATACCGTGGATTCCTGCCTGCGTCCATCCTGCATCGCCTAACGTAATCGCACATCGCCGCGACGCAATCCATGTCCGGTCTCGACGAAAATCGTTCGTAGACATTTGGTCGAGAATCAGCTATTTTATGAACATCGTTCGCATTTATAAACGTTATGATATGAATTGCCACCCAGTTTTCCGGGAGATCGGGATGCAGAGAGAAGTTGTAATTGCAAGCAGCATGCGTACCGCGATCGGCGATTTCGGAGGCGCGCTGGCCTCCGTTGCACCGACACAACTGGGTGCGACTGTGGTGCGCGAAGTACTCGAGCGGGCGCATGTCGAAGGCGATGCGGTCGGTCACGTCGTATTTGGCAACGTGATCCACACGGAGCCGAAGGACATGTATCTCGCGCGCGTCGTCGCTCTCGAAGGCGGAGTGGGCATGAACGCGCCCGCGCTTACGCTGAACCGCCTGTGCGGCTCGGGTCTGCAGGCGATCATTTCGGCCGCGCAGGCAATCTGGCTTGGCGACACGGACATCGCGATCGGCGGCGGCGCGGAAAACATGACGCGCGCGGCCTATCTCGCAACCGGCGCGCGCTGGGGTGCGCGCATGGGTGACATCCGGCTGACCGACATGATGGTCGGCGCGCTGACCGACCCTTTTGGCGCGTTTCATATGGGCGTGACTGCGGAGAACGTTGCGGCGAAATACGGCATTACCCGCGACGAACAGGACGCACTGGCCGTGGAATCGCATCGCCGGGCCGGACGTGCTGTCGAAGCCGGCTACTTCAAGGAGCAGATTGTTCCGGTTGCGGTGCACACGAAAAAAAGCGCGACGATGTTCGAACTCGATGAGCACGTTCGCCCTACCACCACGGTCGACGAACTGGCGAAGCTGCGCCCCGCGTTCCAGAAGGACGGCACCGTAACAGCCGGAAACGCATCCGGTCTCAACGACGGCGCCGCGGCCGTGCTGCTGATGGAACGCAGTACAGCCGAAGCGCGCGGCATCCGACCATTGGCGCGGCTGGTCGCCTACGCTCACGCCGGCGTCGATCCGCAATACATGGGCATAGGCCCCGTGCCGGCCACCCAGAAGGCGCTGAAACGGGCCGGACTGACCGTGGCGGACATCGACGTCATCGAAGCGAATGAAGCCTTTGCCGCGCAGGCATGTGCCGTCGCCAAAGAACTGCAGTTCGATCCTGAACGAGTGAACCCGAACGGCTCCGGTATTTCGCTGGGCCATCCGATTGGCGCAACGGGTGCGATCATCACGGTCAAGGCGCTCCATGAACTGCAGCGGACCGGTGGCCGCTATGCGCTCGTGACGATGTGCATCGGCGGCGGTCAAGGCATTGCGGCAATCTTCGAGCGCATCTGAACGCAAGCGAGCCGCCGACACGGCGCCTCCCTCGCACCTCGATGCTCCGCGGGGGCGCTATCGATGCCGCCGCAATGCAAGCCGCGGACTTCGCAAACCGGTACCGCATGTTATTCCTGGACGGTCGCCACGCGTTCGCCCAGCACATCCTTGCACGCCTTCAGGGCGACGCTGACAGCCGGAAAGCCGACATACGGAATTGCGTGTAGAACGACTTCTTCGAGCTCCTTCTCCGTCAGGCCGTTTGCAAGCCCGATACGCACGTGATTGCTGAATTCCCACGGCGTGCGCTGCGCGATCAGCATGCCTAGCGTAACGAGGCTTCTCGAACGGCGATCCAGGCCTGGACGCGCCCATGCGTCACCGAATGCGTTTTCAAGCGCGAGCGACGCTGCATCGGCGGCGAATCCACCGGACGCCGCGGCGGCATCCATTGCACCCAGAAACTCGTCGCCCAACATTTCTCGAACCACCTGACGTCCCTTCTCACGACTTTCTGACACGGTCTACTCCTTCTCATCGACAGTTGTATTCAAATCGGCATTCAGGCCGGACACGCTGCTTCGTTGTCCGCCTTGTCCATCATCGCTGCCAGTCTTCGGTGAATCAGATCGCGCGCCTGCTCGATCATGCGCGTCACCAGTTCTTCGCAGGTTGGAATATCGTGGATCAGGCCGATAGCGAGACCGGCGGGAAACGTGCCGCCGTCCGTGTCGCCTGTTTCGTAGATGCGCCTTCCGCGCTCGCCGCTCACGAGCGGCTTCAGGTCCGCGAATGTCGTGTTCTGCTGGCGCTCCAGATCGAGCACCTGCTCCGCTACGGCGTTACGAAAAATACGCGACGTGTTCTTGAGCGTGCGGAAAATCAGTGCGGTATTCCGCTCATCATGTTCGAGCAACTGGCGCTTCACGTTTTCGTGAATCGGCGCTTCACGCGTTGCCATGAAGCGCGTGCCCATATTGATGCCGTCCGCGCCCAGAGCAAGTGCCGCCACCATGCCGCGCGCGTCGGCGATGCCGCCGGACGCAAGCATCGGAATCCGCAATCGCGCAGCAGCAGCCGGCAGCAATACGAGATTCGGCACGTCGTCTTCTCCAGGATGGCCGGCGCATTCGAAGCCGTCGACACTCACCGCGTCGCAGCCGATCGCCTCCGCCTTGAGCGCGTGGCGCACGGACGTGCATTTGTGAATCACCTTGATACCCGCCGCCTTGAAGGCAGGCAGGTACGACTCGGGATTGCGCCCCGCGGTCTCGACGATCTTCACTCCGCTCTCGACGATAGCCTGCACGTACTCGTCATAAGGAACCGGCTTGATGGTCGGAAGAATGGTCAGGTTCACGGCGAACGGCTCGCTCGTCATCGATCTCGTGCGATCGATTTCAACGCTCAGCGCCTCGGGTGTCGGCTGCGTCAGTGCGGTAATGGTGCCCAGCGCACCGGCGTTCGATACCGCGGCGGCCAGTTCCGCAAGTCCCACCCACATCATGCCGCCCTGCACGATCGGATAGCGAATTCCCAGTAGCTCGGTGATGCGTGTTTTCATGCTTTTCCCTCCGTGAGGCGATGCAATGCTCGCGCCGCAGCCACAATCGTAAAAAGGGAATCGTCGAGAGGATCAACCCACCGCGCTCTCGTTCCCATTTACGAACGATGTACAATTATATACACTTTATGGCATCGCACCAATACTCGCAATACGTAAAGCAATGCACGGCTTCAAGGAGGTCTAGTGAATCAACGCGGCGCAAACGACTACCTGTCTATTCCAGCTCGGCCCTCGCAGGAGGAGGCTGAAGAGGCCGTTCGTACGCTCATCAGATGGGCCGGAGACGACCCGCAACGCGAGGGACTCGTCGAAACGCCACGGCGCGTCGCCCGCGCTTATACGGAGTTCTTTTCGGGCTATCTGTCGGATCCCATGCAGATTCTCGCCACGACATTTTCCGAAGTCGATGGCTATGACGAGATGGTCGTGTTGAAGGACATCCGCTTCGAAAGCTATTGCGAGCATCACATGGTGCCGATCATTGGACGGGCTCACGTCGCCTATCTGCCGGATCATCGGGTGGTCGGTATTTCGAAGCTTGCGCGGCTTGTCGATACGTATGCGAAGCGGTTGCAGATTCAGGAAAAGATGACCGTGCAGATCGCGGATGCACTCAATACGGTATTGCAACCCAAAGGTGTCGGCGTGATCCTGGAAGCCGCGCATCAGTGCATGAGCACGCGCGGCGTACACAAGCCCGGAACCTCGTTGGTGACAAGCAGGATGTTGGGCGCATTCCGTGAAGACCCGTCGACTCGCCGGGAATTCCTGTCGATCGTCGGCAACGGCTCGGCGGCGCTGGTACCGAATACCTGAGCCGTACGAGCATTTCGCCAGCGGAACCGAAGCGCCGCTGGCAATGCTCGTCGATATCCGTTCAGGGCAGCATGCGAAAATTTCCGCCGGTCAAAGCCGCCATCGTGATGCAACTACCGTAGTAGTACACGCAGGGTTCCATC
It encodes:
- a CDS encoding nitronate monooxygenase family protein — encoded protein: MKTRITELLGIRYPIVQGGMMWVGLAELAAAVSNAGALGTITALTQPTPEALSVEIDRTRSMTSEPFAVNLTILPTIKPVPYDEYVQAIVESGVKIVETAGRNPESYLPAFKAAGIKVIHKCTSVRHALKAEAIGCDAVSVDGFECAGHPGEDDVPNLVLLPAAAARLRIPMLASGGIADARGMVAALALGADGINMGTRFMATREAPIHENVKRQLLEHDERNTALIFRTLKNTSRIFRNAVAEQVLDLERQQNTTFADLKPLVSGERGRRIYETGDTDGGTFPAGLAIGLIHDIPTCEELVTRMIEQARDLIHRRLAAMMDKADNEAACPA
- the folE gene encoding GTP cyclohydrolase I FolE; the protein is MNQRGANDYLSIPARPSQEEAEEAVRTLIRWAGDDPQREGLVETPRRVARAYTEFFSGYLSDPMQILATTFSEVDGYDEMVVLKDIRFESYCEHHMVPIIGRAHVAYLPDHRVVGISKLARLVDTYAKRLQIQEKMTVQIADALNTVLQPKGVGVILEAAHQCMSTRGVHKPGTSLVTSRMLGAFREDPSTRREFLSIVGNGSAALVPNT